Proteins from a genomic interval of Lolium perenne isolate Kyuss_39 chromosome 1, Kyuss_2.0, whole genome shotgun sequence:
- the LOC127306838 gene encoding arogenate dehydratase/prephenate dehydratase 6, chloroplastic codes for MAYTSSLHLSKHLLLPKAHRGRHPSSRSPSFVPAARVNGAPHVNGKASKSPNGKVQINGGDGKKSGAVNGRGKKVPPGVLNGKTHHVNGGHDRIHLSVSTGPGGQDGTGLRVAYQGAPGAYSEFAAKTALPGCETVPCRAFADALAAVDRGVVDRAILPVESTMEGTALRNYDLLLRHDLVVAQEINLFVHYCLLAMPGVRAAEVRRVISHPMALAHCGRALERLGVDRQPVEDTAGAVEMLRSNMMLDTAAIASPRAADLYGLDVLAHGLQDESWNVTRFLLLSRPPSPVELPADADAKTSMVVAHRGGSMAVVLKVLSAFSSRGINMSKLEIINNEGAGGAGELRPPVMILDTGARGAPTLRSFPHVLYVDCEGAADDPLVRDAIKEIEKFAVFVRILGCYAADTNVYDLQ; via the coding sequence ATGGCCTACACCTCCTCCCTCCACCTCTCCAAGCACCTGCTCCTCCCCAAGGCCCACCGCGGCAGGCACCCCTCCTCCCGCTCGCCGTCCTTCGTCCCGGCGGCCAGGGTCAACGGCGCCCCGCACGTCAACGGGAAGGCCAGCAAATCCCCCAACGGCAAGGTACAGATCAACGGCGGCGACGGTAAGAAATCGGGCGCCGTCAACGGCCGCGGCAAGAAGGTACCACCCGGCGTCCTCAACGGTAAGACGCACCACGTGAACGGCGGCCATGACCGGATCCACCTCTCGGTGAGCACGGGCCCCGGGGGCCAGGACGGGACCGGGCTCCGCGTCGCGTACCAGGGCGCCCCGGGGGCCTACAGCGAGTTCGCGGCCAAGACGGCGCTGCCCGGGTGCGAGACCGTGCCCTGCCGCGCCTTCGCCGACGCGCTGGCGGCCGTGGACCGCGGCGTCGTCGACCGCGCCATCCTCCCCGTGGAGTCAACCATGGAAGGCACCGCGCTGCGCAACTACGACCTGCTCCTGCGCCACGACCTGGTCGTCGCGCAGGAGATCAACCTCTTCGTGCACTACTGCCTGCTCGCCATGCCCGGGGTGCGCGCCGCCGAGGTGCGCCGGGTCATCAGCCACCCCATGGCGCTCGCGCACTGCGGCCGCGCCCTCGAGCGCCTCGGCGTCGACCGCCAGCCCGTCGAGGACACCGCGGGCGCCGTCGAGATGCTGCGCTCCAACATGATGctcgacaccgccgccatcgccagCCCGCGCGCGGCCGACCTCTACGGCCTCGACGTCCTCGCGCACGGCCTGCAGGACGAGTCCTGGAACGTCACCCGCTTCCTGCTGCTCTCCAGGCCGCCCTCCCCCGTCGAGCTCCCCGCCGACGCCGACGCCAAGACCAGCATGGTCGTCGCGCACCGCGGCGGATCCATGGCCGTCGTGCTCAAGGTGCTCTCCGCCTTCTCCTCCCGCGGCATCAACATGTCCAAGCTCGAGATCATCAACAACGAaggcgccggcggcgccggcgagctGCGTCCGCCGGTCATGATCCTCGACACGGGCGCCCGCGGGGCCCCGACGCTGCGCTCCTTCCCGCACGTCCTCTACGTCGACTGCGAGGGCGCCGCCGACGACCCGCTCGTCCGCGACGCAATCAAGGAGATCGAGAAGTTCGCCGTCTTCGTCCGAATCCTCGGCTGCTACGCCGCCGACACCAACGTCTACGATCTGCAATGA